From a single Bacillus sp. (in: firmicutes) genomic region:
- a CDS encoding chemotaxis response regulator protein-glutamate methylesterase has product MRKIKVLVVDDSAFMRKLITDFLSEHEQIEVIGTARNGEDALKKIQTLQPDVVTLDVEMPVMNGLEALKKIMEEHPLPVLMLSSTTAEGAKNTVLAMQYGAFDFITKPSGTISLDLHLIKDELIKKVLAAGQINEKTLKKLSDSNTKKEEIEKRQPMAKPVHTQRSVNWKSPSNKIVVIGTSTGGPRALQQVLTVLPKDFPAPVLIVQHMPPGFTRSLALRLDSLCQIHVKEAEDGEIIQNGTAYIAPGGYHMTVKKVGSATAIQLLQTPPKNGHRPSVDVMFESVSHLDQFDKIAVIMTGMGSDGKEGLISLKQRGKVIAIAESEESCIVFGMPKAAIQTNLVNHVEEVNQIAYTILKYFT; this is encoded by the coding sequence CTGAGAAAGATAAAAGTTTTAGTTGTTGATGATTCGGCTTTTATGAGAAAACTCATTACGGATTTTTTATCAGAACACGAACAAATTGAAGTCATCGGCACTGCTCGAAATGGTGAAGATGCCCTAAAAAAAATACAAACTCTCCAACCTGATGTGGTGACCCTTGATGTCGAAATGCCTGTGATGAACGGATTAGAAGCATTAAAAAAGATAATGGAAGAACATCCATTACCCGTTCTTATGCTTTCAAGTACAACGGCTGAAGGGGCTAAAAATACTGTATTAGCGATGCAATATGGGGCTTTTGATTTTATCACCAAACCATCTGGTACGATCTCGCTTGATTTACATCTGATAAAAGATGAGCTGATCAAAAAAGTTTTAGCTGCCGGTCAAATCAACGAAAAGACTCTAAAAAAGCTTTCCGATTCCAATACCAAAAAGGAAGAGATAGAAAAGCGCCAACCGATGGCAAAACCTGTTCACACACAACGAAGCGTCAATTGGAAGTCACCATCAAATAAGATCGTAGTGATTGGTACATCTACAGGTGGTCCAAGAGCTTTACAACAAGTACTTACGGTGCTTCCTAAAGACTTTCCAGCCCCTGTTTTAATCGTTCAACATATGCCGCCTGGATTTACTCGTTCGTTAGCGTTACGTTTAGATAGTTTATGCCAAATTCATGTTAAAGAGGCTGAAGATGGGGAAATTATTCAAAATGGAACGGCGTATATAGCACCAGGTGGTTATCACATGACAGTTAAGAAAGTTGGAAGTGCAACAGCCATTCAATTACTCCAAACTCCGCCGAAAAATGGACACCGACCGTCCGTCGATGTCATGTTTGAGTCCGTCAGTCATTTGGATCAGTTTGATAAAATTGCCGTTATTATGACCGGAATGGGTTCAGACGGGAAGGAGGGGCTCATTTCATTAAAACAACGAGGAAAAGTAATCGCTATTGCAGAATCAGAGGAAAGCTGTATTGTTTTCGGGATGCCTAAAGCGGCAATTCAGACAAACCTTGTTAACCACGTGGAAGAAGTCAATCAAATTGCATATACCATTTTGAAGTATTTCACATGA